One Phocoena sinus isolate mPhoSin1 chromosome 13, mPhoSin1.pri, whole genome shotgun sequence DNA segment encodes these proteins:
- the LRRTM4 gene encoding LOW QUALITY PROTEIN: leucine-rich repeat transmembrane neuronal protein 4 (The sequence of the model RefSeq protein was modified relative to this genomic sequence to represent the inferred CDS: substituted 1 base at 1 genomic stop codon) has product MGFHLITQLRGMRVVLVLLPTLLLVMLTGAQKACPKNCRCDGKIVVLXVSCFSQISPENISGGSQGLSLRFNSIQKLKSNQFASLNQLIWLYLDHNYISSVDEDAFQGIRRLKELILSSNKITYLHNKTFHSVPNLRSLDLSYNKLQTLQSEQFKGLRKLIILHLRSNSLKTVPIRVFQDCRNLDFLDLGYNRLRSLSRNAFAGLLKLKELHLEHNQFSKINFAHFPRLFNLRSIYLQWNRIRSISQGLTWTWSSLHNLDLSGNDIQGIEPGTFKCLPNLQKLNLDSNKLTNISQETVNAWISLISITLSGNMWECSRSICPLFYWLKNFKGNKESTMICAGPKHIQGEKVSDAVETYNICSEVQVVNTEKSQLVPQTPQKPLIIPKPTTSKSDPSQSTLETPSPSPGFQIPGTEQEYEHVSFHKIIAGSVALFLSVAMILLVIYVSWKRYPASMKQLQQHSIMKRRRKKTRESERQMNSPLQEYYVDYKPTNSETMDISVNGSGPCTYTISGSRECEV; this is encoded by the exons ATGG GTTTCCATTTAATTACGCAGCTGAGAGGCATGCGTGTAGTGCTAGTGCTACTTCCTACACTGCTGCTTGTTATGCTCACGGGGGCTCAGAAAGCTTGCCCAAAGAACTGCAGATGTGATGGCAAAATTGTTGTACTGTGAGTCTCATGCTTTTCACAGATATCCCCTGAGAACATTTCTGGAGGATCACAAGGCTTATCATTAAGGTTCAACAGCATTCAGAAACTCAAATCCAATCAGTTTGCCAGCCTTAACCAGCTTATATGGCTTTATCTTGACCATAATTACATTAGCTCAGTGGATGAAGATGCATTTCAAGGGATCCGTAGACTGAAAGAATTAATTCTAAGCTCCAACAAAATTACCTATCTGCACAATAAAACATTTCACTCGGTTCCCAATCTCCGCAGTCTGGACCTCTCCTACAATAAGCTTCAGACATTGCAATCTGAACAATTTAAAGGCCTTCGGAAACTCATCATTTTGCACTTGAGATCTAACTCGTTAAAGACAGTGCCCATCAGAGTTTTTCAAGACTGTCGAAATCTCGACTTTCTGGATTTGGGTTATAATCGTCTTCGAAGCTTGTCCAGAAATGCTTTTGCTGGCCTGTTGAAGTTAAAAGAGCTCCACTTGGAGCACAATCAGTTTTCCAAGATCAACTTTGCTCATTTTCCACGTCTCTTCAACCTCCGCTCAATTTACTTACAATGGAACAGGATTCGCTCCATTAGCCAAGGCTTGACATGGACTTGGAGTTCCTTACACAACTTGGATTTATCAGGGAATGATATCCAAGGAATTGAGCCAGGCACATTTAAATGTTTGCCCAATTTGCAAAAATTGAATTTGGATTCCAACAAGCTTACCAACATCTCACAGGAAACTGTCAATGCGTGGATATCATTAATATCCATCACTTTGTCTGGGAATATGTGGGAATGCAGTCGGAGCATTTGTCCTCTATTTTATTGGCttaagaattttaaaggaaataaggaaagcaCCATGATATGTGCAGGACCTAAACATATCCAAGGTGAAAAGGTTAGTGATGCAGTGGAAACATATAATATCTGTTCTGAAGTCCAGGTGGTCAACACAGAAAAATCACAGCTTGTGCCCCAAACTCCCCAGAAGCCTTTAATTATCCCTAAACCGACAACCTCAAAATCTGACCCCAGCCAGTCCACTCTTGAAACACCAAGTCCTTCCCCAGGGTTTCagattcctggcacagagcaagagTATGAGCATGTTTCATTTCACAAAATTATTGCAGGGAGCGTGGCTCTCTTTCTTTCAGTGGCCATGATCCTCTTGGTAATCTATGTGTCTTGGAAACGCTACCCAGCCAGCATGAAACAACTTCAGCAACATTCTATTATGAAGAGGCGGCGGAAAAAGACCAGAGAGTCTGAAAGACAAATGAATTCCCCTTTACAGGAGTATTATGTGGACTACAAGCCTACAAACTCTGAGACCATGGATATATCGGTTAATGGATCTGGGCCCTGCACATATACCATCTCTGGCTCCAGGGAATGTGAGGTATGA